The Elusimicrobia bacterium HGW-Elusimicrobia-1 genome includes the window ACTTTTGGCCGACAAACAGGCGGAACTGGGCTTTACGCTGTTTCTTGTAACACACAATAAATCCCTGTGCGAAATAGCGCATAGGCGGATTGAAATGCTCGACGGGCGGCTTGTCCGCGCCGATTCTTAAAACAATTTTGTTGCGGCTTGTTTTTGCGCGGGCGCGGCACAAAAACCACGGAGAAGAAAATGAAGATTTATCTCGACGGCAAACTCGTTGAAAAAGAAAACGCCAGAATATCCGTATTCGATCACGGCCTCCTTTACGGCGACGGAGTATTCGAAGGAATCCGCGCTTATCACGGCAGGGTTTTTATGCTCAAGGAGCACATCCGACGGCTGTTTGATTCCGCCAGGGCGATAACACTCGACACTCACCTCACGGCCGATGAATTTGAGAATATCGTGCTCGACACTTTGCGCGCCAACAATCTTAAAAACGCTTACATTCGCCTGGTAGTAACGCGCGGCCCCGGCGATTTGGGGCTGGATCCCTACAAGTGTCCCATGCCGACAATATTCTGTATAACCGACAAAATAAAACTTTACCCCGAGGAGTTCTACAAAAACGGATTGGAGATAGTCATAGTTTCTACCCGCCGGAATATTCCTCAGGCGATAAACCCGTGCATAAAATCTCTGAACTATCTTAATAATATTCTGGCCAAGATAGAAGCCGTGCGCTCCGGCGTTCCCGAGGCGATTCTTCTTAACGCCGAGGGCTACGTGGCGGAATGCACCGGCGACAATATTTTCATCTGCAAGGATAATACGGTAATAACGCCGCCCACCTGGGCGGGAGCCCTCGACGGCATAACGCGCAGGACGGTTATGAAAATAGCGGCCGATAAACTCGGTGTCGCCGTCAAGGAAGATCTTATGACGCCGTATCATCTTTATACGGCCGACGAGTGTTTCCTGACGGGCACCGCCGCGGAAGTCATACCGGTCACTAAAATAGATTCCCGCGTGATCGGCGACGGCTGTCCGGGAAAAATTACCGCCGCGCTCATAAAAGAATTTCACGAACTCACCCGGACGTCGGGCGTGCCCATCTGAGCCGCTAACTTTATGCTTTGTCAGAAATGTCAGAAGAACGAAGCCACGGTTTTTATCGACGCCGTCGTAAACGGCGCCAGATGGAAGTATCACGTCTGCGCCCGCTGCGCGTCGAGGGAAGTAATAGTTTCTTCTCCGGCGCGGCCCGCGCCCGCCCGAGGAGTTTGCCATCGCTGCGGCACATCCCGAAAGCGCATCGCCTCGACTTCGCGTTTCGGCTGCGCTACGTGTTACGAACTTTTCGGCGCCGAAATTCTGGATTCTCCGGATCAGGCCGGCCATGAGCATTTGTCGTCGAAAGACGCCGGGCAGCCGGAACTATCCGAATCCGCCGACGCGGCTGCGGTGGTGAAAAAATTGCGCGAAAAACTTTCGCGGGCCGTCCGACGCGAGGACTATGAGGAAGCGGCCGCTATCCGCGACGAAATCAAAAAGCGCTCGATATGAATCCTTTTTCGCTCGATAATCCCGTAACTCCGGCGCCGGCGCCCAAAACGTCGTCGGGAATAATGATAAACCTGCGCCTTCGTTACGCGCGGAATATCCTGAAGTTTCCTTTTCCGCCGGCCATGAAGAAAAACGACGCGGAACAGCTTTGGCGCGAAGTTTCGTCGGCTCTCGGCGAGCACGAATTGTTCCGCGACGGCGGCCGCGAGGCGTATCTGCCGTCGATGCGCCGCGCGGAAAAGATGTTTTTGG containing:
- the ilvE gene encoding branched-chain-amino-acid transaminase, with the protein product MKIYLDGKLVEKENARISVFDHGLLYGDGVFEGIRAYHGRVFMLKEHIRRLFDSARAITLDTHLTADEFENIVLDTLRANNLKNAYIRLVVTRGPGDLGLDPYKCPMPTIFCITDKIKLYPEEFYKNGLEIVIVSTRRNIPQAINPCIKSLNYLNNILAKIEAVRSGVPEAILLNAEGYVAECTGDNIFICKDNTVITPPTWAGALDGITRRTVMKIAADKLGVAVKEDLMTPYHLYTADECFLTGTAAEVIPVTKIDSRVIGDGCPGKITAALIKEFHELTRTSGVPI